From a region of the Posidoniimonas corsicana genome:
- a CDS encoding PQQ-dependent sugar dehydrogenase yields MNRPQRAGSLRARQPRRLTYEQLEVRQLLTADVFLVNFQPEASFAPTRHLIDSGETFSAQDGNLRYGWNLDHTDAAAERNASPDQRLDTLIEFRPGGVWELQLPNGEYEVTVSVGDPNADAVHYLLAEGQSLLAGEATAAGQFVQAGGTISVTDGRLTLQSPSAADNSTCVNYVYVVGAADASNQAPSAPVIQEPSFPGQVVNPSDVHMEAVGYADPDGNLHANSDWEIWTTDSAGAPLELAWTTIGIGGVERLHTHLGDGVFVNSHSGRGDLMFGAGYLMRVRFRDDGGAVSPWGERVFLTGSATEAFPLELEGVAADPPPHWLDGLGREVDLSPALQSPYLLLESAGGETLIAINASGAPGNSVTTQPMLDGHVDVRLTLFGGSGGLTLGETDLHFVGADGVEHEVYLPAVDLPAGETLYLWVASNGSTFFGSQGQQNPDFSSLARASILGFVALEPGYRVEVAAEGLRLPVNIAFVPNPGPDPDDPQFYVTELYGSVKVVLNNGEVREYASDLLNYNPTGNFPGSGEQGVAGIVVDPASGDVFITRATDADGIEGGPHHGQVVRLHSTDEGRSSSGETVILDMVGETQGQSHQISDISIGPDGNLYVHNGDGFDATTALDLDSFRGKILSLDLDGAPAATNPFYDPADGLTARDFVFAYGFRNPFGGAWRAEDGMLYEVENGPGNNDRLARVESGEGYGWNGSGASMTQNAIYNWTRPHAPVDIAFVQPETFNGSAFPAVVQDTAFVTESGPTWAAGPQENGKRIVRFEIDANGDLADGPIPFVEYQGQGRASVAGIAAGPDGLYFSDLYADLDMQNPTAVGARILRVRYVGLATGSADFISDVRAGDGDLTVQFTDTSTVVGATQWEWDFGDGSTSSDQNPAHTYATQGVFDVRLTVTSEQGERSKTQTDYIVAGYALADTNQDGVVDHTTDVANFVSGWLTTTTGLTTQQALEAGDNNLDGIVDSSDAFRLRRALFEAAGSGGLGGEAMSPLQGDYNLDQVVDQDDYSVWREEYGRAAGSQTALRADGNGDGRVDAADYSVWRDNLGATLTSEQISSSFTEVESSEPRPGMAVQQPESRSHRPRWALAASLSGSSFMAARQEPVEVVVAPESTQWNRSRAAHEEGAPDRARASLDRTWNDTIVDVGPLSAGQRSVQYTAMMHRTVAESLSSDVQASITSVRRGE; encoded by the coding sequence ATGAATCGTCCTCAGCGCGCCGGCAGTCTGCGAGCCCGGCAACCCCGCCGGCTTACGTACGAGCAACTAGAGGTTAGGCAACTGCTCACGGCGGACGTCTTCCTGGTCAACTTCCAGCCGGAGGCTTCCTTCGCTCCTACCCGTCACCTGATAGATTCGGGCGAGACCTTCAGCGCGCAAGACGGGAACCTGCGGTACGGCTGGAACCTAGACCACACGGACGCCGCTGCCGAACGCAACGCCAGCCCAGACCAGCGGCTGGACACGCTGATCGAGTTCAGGCCGGGCGGCGTGTGGGAGCTGCAGCTCCCCAACGGCGAGTACGAGGTGACCGTAAGCGTCGGCGATCCGAACGCTGACGCGGTGCACTACCTCCTCGCCGAGGGGCAGAGCCTCTTGGCGGGGGAGGCTACCGCCGCCGGTCAGTTCGTTCAGGCGGGCGGAACCATCTCGGTCACCGATGGGCGGCTAACGCTGCAATCGCCATCAGCCGCAGACAACAGCACGTGCGTCAACTACGTGTATGTGGTGGGCGCGGCCGATGCCTCGAACCAGGCGCCATCCGCTCCCGTCATCCAGGAGCCGTCGTTTCCGGGGCAGGTTGTTAATCCTAGCGACGTGCACATGGAAGCGGTGGGCTACGCCGACCCCGACGGCAATCTGCACGCCAATTCAGATTGGGAGATCTGGACGACCGACAGCGCCGGAGCGCCGCTGGAGCTGGCTTGGACCACCATCGGGATCGGCGGCGTCGAGCGGCTGCACACCCACCTTGGAGATGGCGTATTCGTCAACTCCCACAGTGGCCGCGGTGATCTCATGTTCGGCGCCGGCTACCTGATGAGGGTCCGCTTCCGCGACGACGGCGGCGCCGTCAGCCCGTGGGGCGAGCGGGTGTTCCTGACAGGCTCCGCCACCGAGGCGTTCCCGTTGGAGCTAGAGGGGGTCGCCGCCGACCCGCCGCCCCACTGGCTCGACGGGCTGGGTCGCGAGGTCGACTTGTCGCCAGCGCTGCAGTCGCCGTACCTGCTGCTTGAGTCGGCCGGCGGCGAGACACTGATCGCGATCAACGCCTCGGGAGCGCCCGGCAACTCGGTGACAACGCAGCCGATGCTCGATGGTCACGTCGATGTCAGACTGACGCTCTTTGGTGGCTCCGGCGGTCTCACGCTGGGGGAGACAGACCTCCACTTTGTCGGCGCCGATGGCGTCGAGCACGAGGTCTACCTCCCGGCGGTCGACTTGCCGGCGGGTGAGACGCTCTACCTGTGGGTGGCGTCGAACGGCTCCACGTTCTTCGGGTCCCAAGGTCAGCAGAATCCCGACTTCTCTAGCCTGGCGCGTGCATCGATCCTCGGTTTTGTCGCCTTGGAGCCGGGGTACCGGGTGGAGGTGGCGGCCGAAGGCCTGCGGTTGCCGGTGAACATCGCGTTTGTTCCAAACCCCGGTCCCGACCCAGACGACCCGCAGTTCTACGTCACCGAACTCTACGGCAGCGTCAAAGTGGTGCTGAACAACGGCGAGGTCCGTGAGTACGCCAGCGACCTCCTCAACTACAACCCGACCGGCAACTTCCCCGGGTCGGGCGAGCAGGGCGTCGCCGGCATTGTCGTCGACCCCGCATCGGGCGATGTCTTCATAACGCGCGCTACCGACGCGGACGGAATCGAAGGAGGCCCGCACCACGGACAGGTGGTCCGCCTGCACAGCACGGACGAGGGCCGGTCTTCCTCGGGCGAGACCGTCATCCTCGACATGGTCGGCGAGACGCAGGGCCAGTCCCACCAGATCTCCGACATCTCGATCGGCCCCGACGGAAACCTCTACGTCCACAACGGCGACGGGTTCGACGCGACCACCGCGCTAGACCTCGACTCGTTCCGCGGCAAGATCCTCAGCCTGGACCTTGACGGGGCGCCGGCCGCCACAAACCCCTTCTACGACCCAGCGGATGGGCTGACCGCCCGCGACTTCGTATTCGCGTATGGCTTCCGCAACCCGTTCGGCGGCGCCTGGCGCGCCGAGGACGGCATGCTCTACGAGGTGGAGAACGGCCCCGGCAACAACGACCGGCTCGCCCGCGTCGAGAGCGGCGAAGGCTACGGCTGGAACGGTTCCGGCGCCTCGATGACACAGAACGCCATCTACAACTGGACGCGCCCCCACGCGCCGGTCGATATCGCGTTCGTCCAGCCGGAGACCTTCAACGGCAGCGCGTTCCCCGCCGTTGTGCAGGACACGGCCTTCGTCACCGAGTCGGGCCCCACCTGGGCGGCCGGGCCTCAGGAGAACGGCAAGCGGATCGTTAGGTTCGAGATCGACGCCAACGGCGATCTAGCAGACGGGCCAATCCCCTTTGTGGAGTATCAGGGGCAGGGCAGGGCGAGCGTGGCCGGCATCGCCGCGGGGCCGGATGGTCTGTACTTCTCTGACCTGTACGCCGACCTGGACATGCAGAACCCGACGGCTGTCGGCGCCCGCATCCTGCGGGTCCGGTACGTCGGATTGGCGACCGGGTCCGCCGATTTCATTTCTGATGTCCGGGCGGGGGATGGCGACCTCACGGTGCAGTTCACCGACACCTCGACGGTGGTCGGGGCCACGCAATGGGAGTGGGACTTCGGCGATGGTTCGACCAGCAGCGACCAGAACCCTGCCCATACCTACGCGACTCAGGGCGTGTTCGATGTCCGACTGACCGTGACCAGCGAGCAAGGAGAACGCTCGAAGACACAGACGGACTACATCGTCGCAGGCTACGCGCTCGCGGACACCAACCAGGATGGCGTGGTGGACCACACGACGGACGTCGCCAACTTTGTGTCTGGATGGCTGACCACCACGACCGGCCTGACCACGCAACAGGCGTTGGAGGCCGGCGACAACAACCTCGACGGGATCGTCGACTCGTCCGACGCCTTCCGGCTACGGAGGGCGCTCTTCGAAGCCGCCGGCAGCGGCGGTCTAGGCGGGGAAGCGATGAGTCCGCTGCAGGGCGACTACAACCTCGACCAGGTCGTCGACCAGGACGACTACAGCGTGTGGAGAGAGGAATACGGCCGGGCGGCGGGCAGCCAGACCGCCCTCCGCGCCGACGGCAACGGCGACGGGCGCGTCGACGCCGCCGATTACAGTGTTTGGCGGGACAACCTGGGGGCGACGCTCACCTCGGAGCAGATCTCTTCATCCTTCACGGAGGTCGAGTCTTCCGAACCTCGGCCCGGCATGGCGGTTCAGCAGCCCGAGAGCCGAAGCCACCGCCCTAGGTGGGCTCTTGCGGCGAGCCTCTCAGGCAGTTCATTCATGGCCGCCCGCCAGGAACCCGTAGAAGTTGTCGTGGCGCCGGAGTCGACCCAATGGAATCGCTCGAGGGCCGCTCATGAGGAGGGAGCGCCCGATCGAGCGAGAGCAAGCCTAGACCGCACTTGGAACGACACTATCGTGGATGTCGGGCCGCTGTCGGCCGGCCAAAGGTCAGTGCAATACACCGCCATGATGCACCGCACGGTTGCGGAGTCGCTGTCGAGCGATGTTCAGGCGTCGATCACTTCTGTTCGCCGCGGTGAATGA
- a CDS encoding PEP-CTERM sorting domain-containing protein (PEP-CTERM proteins occur, often in large numbers, in the proteomes of bacteria that also encode an exosortase, a predicted intramembrane cysteine proteinase. The presence of a PEP-CTERM domain at a protein's C-terminus predicts cleavage within the sorting domain, followed by covalent anchoring to some some component of the (usually Gram-negative) cell surface. Many PEP-CTERM proteins exhibit an unusual sequence composition that includes large numbers of potential glycosylation sites. Expression of one such protein has been shown restore the ability of a bacterium to form floc, a type of biofilm.), giving the protein MPSQGCPVPRFSLLIAVLAVAATMAALPGAASAVVLASEDFEAEGGGVGFLAGDTWGNLANGMSDTSVATPAFRAFNSPLNAPGLASGSVYFAFDFYTSSAAAWGGVALFEGVDGGDETVFIGKANGFPNYSIDLKGQGVLDSGVPVDDQVHRIIAELEFGTNDIYRMWVDNRNQAVPNEEVTLEGFIVDDPWQSLRVASGAPDNIIRVDNLVIADSPADVGLQTSFDATVTIDRSTGEVTLSSAGGVSGVVGYSLRSNAGSFSQSGWLTIDGRDADGDASVDANDDWTVLTDPGSTQDLSEFTFDVTGDGLALGATPISLGTAWTSTPLEDVFATITVDDNGQEVPLAVEVVYTGAAAVSGDLDGDNDIDLDDWSLFKAGQGAVNNTLTAVQAYQLGDLDGNFQRNLADYDLFAEAFDLANGAGAFQAAISGVPEPASIVMLLAGAAVVVARGRRAVAMIPVLMLAGFLFGAAPRAEATIFVQDDFSAADSGTGWAAGDVWEGWDSSGVVATHPEGGAAVASGRQFASPIDATNQLTYIRFDYRQQEGTGAAWGGFAFFEGPDINGDESFFGGANSGADDVNSYSFDLKNGMDLDSGVAFDAQFHTIIGAIDTTGDDTIYSIWVDSFDVGAPTATTTITGQGPIDAPWQSLRFQSGGNHEFGDNLLITDGAEEALVFTAPTPETLGLQVNKSTGAVSITNGTGANININAYSISSASGALGVGGSGGDFNADGSVDAADYTVWRDNLGEDAGVLNGNGSGAATVTQADYDLWRANYGGESGGSGEWNSIAGRDTPVAGFPQGSGDGLGWEEGGNPNSFQIEEYYLLGESAVTDSSIALGNIYGGGADGPQDLAFEYRSGEEVVLGKVTYVSGAPSAAASAPEPAALLLLVLGASGVLAKRR; this is encoded by the coding sequence ATGCCTAGTCAAGGTTGCCCAGTTCCTCGGTTCTCCCTTCTGATCGCCGTGCTGGCGGTCGCTGCGACGATGGCGGCGCTGCCCGGAGCGGCGAGCGCGGTTGTTCTGGCTTCGGAGGATTTTGAGGCGGAGGGAGGCGGCGTAGGTTTTCTCGCGGGAGACACCTGGGGCAACCTCGCCAACGGCATGAGCGACACCTCGGTAGCGACGCCGGCGTTTCGGGCGTTCAACTCACCGCTGAACGCGCCGGGTCTGGCGTCCGGTTCGGTCTACTTCGCGTTCGACTTCTACACCAGCAGCGCCGCGGCCTGGGGAGGGGTGGCGTTGTTCGAGGGGGTCGACGGCGGTGACGAGACCGTTTTCATCGGCAAGGCGAACGGTTTCCCCAACTACTCGATCGACCTCAAGGGTCAGGGCGTCCTCGACTCGGGGGTTCCGGTAGACGACCAGGTTCACCGGATCATCGCCGAGCTCGAGTTCGGGACCAACGACATCTACCGCATGTGGGTCGACAACCGCAACCAGGCGGTGCCGAACGAAGAAGTCACGCTCGAGGGCTTCATCGTTGATGACCCGTGGCAGTCACTCCGTGTGGCTTCCGGCGCCCCAGACAACATCATCCGGGTCGACAACCTGGTGATCGCCGACTCACCGGCGGACGTTGGGCTTCAGACCTCGTTCGACGCCACCGTCACCATCGACCGATCGACCGGGGAGGTCACGCTGTCGAGTGCCGGGGGAGTGTCGGGCGTCGTGGGATACAGTCTGCGGTCGAACGCCGGGAGTTTTAGCCAGTCTGGTTGGCTGACCATCGACGGCCGAGACGCCGATGGGGACGCGTCGGTCGACGCCAATGACGACTGGACGGTTCTCACCGATCCCGGCAGCACGCAGGACTTGAGCGAGTTCACCTTCGACGTGACCGGCGACGGCCTCGCGCTGGGGGCGACCCCAATCTCGCTTGGGACGGCCTGGACGTCGACTCCGCTTGAGGACGTCTTCGCGACGATCACCGTGGATGATAACGGCCAAGAGGTCCCGCTGGCGGTTGAGGTCGTCTACACCGGCGCCGCCGCTGTGAGTGGCGACCTGGATGGCGACAACGACATCGACCTCGACGACTGGTCGCTCTTCAAGGCGGGGCAGGGCGCCGTCAACAATACACTGACCGCCGTTCAGGCCTACCAGCTCGGGGACCTCGACGGGAACTTCCAACGCAACCTGGCCGACTACGATCTGTTCGCCGAGGCCTTCGACCTGGCGAACGGCGCCGGCGCGTTCCAGGCCGCCATCAGCGGCGTTCCCGAACCGGCTTCGATCGTGATGTTGCTGGCCGGGGCCGCCGTGGTGGTGGCGCGCGGCCGCAGGGCAGTGGCTATGATCCCCGTGTTAATGCTGGCCGGGTTCCTGTTCGGTGCCGCGCCACGGGCCGAAGCCACCATCTTCGTCCAGGACGACTTCAGCGCCGCAGACTCTGGGACCGGGTGGGCCGCGGGCGACGTGTGGGAGGGCTGGGACAGCAGCGGCGTCGTGGCCACGCACCCAGAGGGCGGCGCCGCCGTGGCGAGCGGGCGGCAGTTTGCCTCGCCGATCGACGCCACCAACCAGCTTACCTACATCCGGTTTGACTACCGTCAGCAAGAGGGCACGGGCGCCGCGTGGGGCGGGTTCGCGTTCTTCGAGGGACCCGATATCAATGGGGACGAGTCGTTCTTCGGCGGCGCCAACTCGGGGGCGGACGACGTCAACTCGTACAGCTTCGATCTCAAGAACGGCATGGACCTGGACTCGGGGGTCGCGTTCGACGCCCAGTTCCACACCATTATCGGCGCGATCGACACCACGGGCGACGACACCATCTACAGCATCTGGGTCGATAGTTTCGACGTCGGCGCCCCCACCGCTACTACGACAATCACCGGCCAGGGGCCAATCGACGCCCCTTGGCAGTCGCTCCGCTTCCAGTCCGGCGGCAACCACGAGTTCGGCGACAACCTGCTAATCACCGACGGGGCCGAAGAGGCTCTCGTCTTCACCGCGCCGACCCCAGAGACCCTGGGGCTGCAGGTCAACAAGTCGACCGGCGCGGTGAGCATCACCAACGGAACGGGCGCCAACATCAACATCAACGCCTACTCGATCTCGAGCGCCAGCGGCGCGCTGGGCGTCGGCGGATCAGGGGGAGACTTCAATGCGGATGGCAGCGTGGACGCGGCGGACTACACCGTCTGGCGTGACAACCTGGGCGAAGACGCCGGCGTGCTGAACGGGAACGGCTCCGGCGCCGCAACAGTTACGCAGGCCGACTACGACCTTTGGAGGGCCAACTACGGCGGAGAGTCCGGTGGCTCGGGTGAGTGGAACAGCATTGCAGGACGCGACACGCCTGTGGCCGGCTTTCCTCAGGGGAGCGGCGATGGCCTGGGATGGGAGGAGGGTGGCAACCCCAACTCGTTCCAGATCGAGGAGTACTACCTGCTGGGCGAGTCGGCGGTCACCGACTCGTCGATCGCGTTAGGCAACATCTACGGCGGAGGCGCCGACGGCCCCCAGGATCTCGCCTTCGAGTACCGGTCTGGCGAAGAGGTCGTGCTCGGCAAGGTCACCTATGTCTCGGGGGCGCCCTCGGCGGCCGCGTCGGCGCCGGAACCAGCGGCCCTCCTGCTACTAGTTCTTGGCGCTTCGGGCGTGTTGGCCAAGCGGCGTTGA
- a CDS encoding DUF1559 domain-containing protein, which translates to MQPLRTRRAGNRIGFTLVELLVVIAIIGILVALLLPAVQSAREAARRVECKNKLKQLGLAAINHHDVHRHFPTGGWGWRWSGDPDRGYGSDQCGGWYFNVLGYTENAAVRDLGQDGDPARVTPEQKQQSKLRIETSVNLFICPSRVGGGYYPYTHTEVYFNADRPEILGRNDYAANSGSLFPGGIWEGPPGVSTRNPVMPDPWDYDNYTLYSTTKGGQARAGNGVVLALSERRMASITDGTSQTILFGEKHIPVGEYDTADAPGNDQGWDLGFDVDVNRWTKHPPMPDSQNFPPAIRGDDVWSVFGSAHPAGCQMVYCDGSVHTVHYDVDPAAFQALGTIAGEEVVPGDGV; encoded by the coding sequence ATGCAGCCCCTTAGGACTCGGCGGGCCGGCAACCGAATCGGCTTCACCCTGGTCGAGTTGCTCGTGGTCATCGCGATCATCGGGATCCTGGTTGCGCTCCTGCTGCCGGCGGTCCAGTCCGCTCGCGAGGCCGCAAGGCGAGTCGAGTGCAAGAACAAACTGAAACAGTTGGGCTTGGCTGCCATCAACCACCACGATGTCCACCGCCACTTCCCAACCGGCGGTTGGGGATGGCGCTGGTCTGGCGACCCCGATCGGGGCTACGGCAGCGACCAGTGCGGTGGCTGGTACTTTAATGTACTTGGCTACACAGAGAACGCCGCCGTCCGGGACCTCGGTCAGGATGGCGACCCCGCCCGGGTAACGCCGGAGCAGAAGCAGCAGAGCAAGCTGCGCATCGAAACCTCAGTAAACCTGTTTATCTGCCCATCGAGGGTCGGCGGCGGCTACTACCCCTACACGCACACCGAGGTCTACTTCAACGCCGACCGTCCCGAGATCCTCGGACGCAACGACTACGCGGCCAACTCGGGGAGCCTGTTCCCGGGCGGGATTTGGGAGGGGCCGCCGGGCGTGTCGACCCGCAACCCGGTCATGCCCGATCCCTGGGACTACGACAACTACACCCTCTACTCCACCACCAAAGGGGGGCAGGCGAGGGCCGGAAACGGTGTCGTGCTGGCCCTCAGCGAGCGGCGCATGGCGTCGATTACCGACGGGACTTCGCAGACGATCTTGTTTGGCGAGAAGCACATCCCAGTAGGCGAGTACGACACGGCCGACGCCCCGGGCAACGACCAGGGGTGGGACCTTGGTTTTGACGTCGACGTCAACCGTTGGACCAAACACCCTCCGATGCCGGACTCGCAGAATTTCCCGCCCGCGATCCGTGGCGATGACGTCTGGTCGGTGTTTGGCAGCGCGCACCCAGCCGGGTGCCAGATGGTCTACTGCGACGGTTCGGTCCACACCGTCCACTACGATGTCGATCCGGCCGCCTTCCAGGCGTTGGGCACGATCGCCGGCGAGGAAGTTGTCCCCGGCGACGGCGTCTGA